One genomic region from Streptomyces sp. NBC_00582 encodes:
- a CDS encoding LysR family transcriptional regulator, whose amino-acid sequence MKPQPDLKLLSTFLSVVDRGSMAEAAAALGYVPSAVSQHIAALERDMGVELLVRRPGSRLILTAAGRSLAQAAGTLFEATARFQDAAARIADREIAELRVGAYPSAMSHLFPGVLAALRPRSRGARIRLVIVETHAGLPRVTSGDLDLLIAYRYLPEDPPAPSADWNVTSVGHEPLFLVAGPRPDARPWELTDCLTMEWTSGHARSPDRRLLHRWAGELGISPEVTLETEDLHSMLAMIRAGLAVGLIPATLLGEHTDDPRVRRVTLPPEAAPLHREVLAVSRPGPRPPIVDELLALLGEALTLVTR is encoded by the coding sequence ATGAAGCCCCAGCCGGATCTGAAGCTGCTGTCGACCTTCCTGTCCGTGGTCGACCGGGGCTCCATGGCGGAAGCCGCGGCCGCCCTCGGCTACGTCCCTTCCGCCGTGTCCCAGCACATCGCCGCCCTGGAGCGGGACATGGGCGTCGAGCTGCTGGTACGCCGTCCGGGCAGCCGGCTGATCCTGACCGCGGCCGGCCGCTCCCTCGCGCAGGCGGCGGGGACGCTCTTCGAGGCGACGGCGCGCTTCCAGGACGCCGCCGCCCGGATCGCGGACCGGGAGATCGCCGAACTGCGCGTCGGCGCCTACCCCAGCGCGATGAGCCATCTGTTCCCCGGGGTGCTGGCCGCGCTCCGGCCCCGCAGCCGGGGCGCCCGCATCCGTCTCGTCATCGTCGAGACGCACGCGGGGCTGCCGAGGGTCACCTCAGGAGACCTCGACCTGCTCATCGCGTACCGCTATCTGCCCGAGGACCCACCGGCCCCGTCCGCCGACTGGAACGTCACCTCCGTCGGCCACGAGCCCCTGTTCCTCGTCGCGGGCCCCCGCCCGGACGCCCGCCCCTGGGAGCTGACCGACTGCCTCACCATGGAATGGACCTCGGGCCACGCCCGCAGCCCCGACCGACGGCTGCTGCACCGCTGGGCCGGAGAGCTGGGCATCTCCCCCGAGGTCACCCTGGAGACCGAGGACCTGCACAGCATGCTGGCCATGATCCGGGCCGGTCTGGCGGTGGGCCTCATCCCGGCCACACTCCTCGGCGAGCACACCGACGACCCGAGGGTGCGACGGGTCACCCTCCCCCCGGAAGCCGCCCCCCTCCACCGCGAGGTGCTGGCGGTGAGCCGCCCGGGTCCCCGACCGCCGATCGTGGACGAGCTGCTGGCGCTGCTGGGGGAGGCGTTGACGCTCGTCACCCGGTGA